Proteins found in one Zea mays cultivar B73 chromosome 1, Zm-B73-REFERENCE-NAM-5.0, whole genome shotgun sequence genomic segment:
- the LOC100274317 gene encoding DIMBOA UDP-glucosyltransferase BX9 — MASSRTGAGAGGRVVVFPFPFQGHFNPVMRLARALHARGLAITVFHSGALDPADYPADYRFVPVTVEADPKLLASEDIAAIVTTLNASCDAPFRARLSALLAAEGRDSVRCVFTDVSWNAVLTASSDLGVPALGMMTASAASLRDYMAYRTLIDKGYLPVKEERKEDPVPELPPYLVKDLLRVDTSDLEEFAELLARTVTAARRASGLIFNTFPLIETDTLAEIHKALSVPVFAVAPLNKLVPTATASLHGVVQADRGCLQWLDTQQPGSVLYVSFGSMAAMDPHEFVELAWGLADSKRPFVWVVRPNLIRGFESGALPDGVEDEVRGRGIVVAWAPQEEVLAHPAVGGFLTHNGWNSTVEAISEGVPMVCCPRHGDQFGNMRYVCDVWKVGTELVGEQLERGQVKAAIDRLFGTKEGEEIKERMKEFKIAAAKGIGIGVDVDETASPRTDLTDLVDLIKSF; from the exons ATGGCGTCGTCGCGCACCGGAGCCGGAGCCGGCGGCCGTGTGGTGGTCTTCCCGTTCCCATTCCAGGGCCACTTCAACCCGGTGATGCGGCTGGCCCGCGCGCTGCACGCCCGGGGCCTCGCGATTACCGTCTTCCACAGCGGCGCCCTGGACCCGGCCGACTACCCCGCCGACTACCGCTTCGTGCCCGTGACCGTGGAGGCGGACCCGAAGCTGCTGGCGTCCGAGGACATCGCCGCCATCGTCACCACGCTGAACGCCAGCTGCGACGCCCCCTTCAGGGCCCGCCTCTCGGCGCTGCTGGCCGCCGAGGGGAGGGACAGCGTCCGGTGCGTCTTCACCGACGTCAGCTGGAACGCCGTGCTGACGGCGTCCAGCGACCTCGGCGTGCCCGCGCTCGGCATGATGACGGCCAGCGCCGCCTCGTTACGCGACTACATGGCGTACCGCACCTTGATCGACAAGGGCTACCTGCCGGTGAAAG AGGAGCGCAAGGAGGATCCCGTACCCGAGCTACCCCCGTACCTCGTCAAAGACCTGCTCCGGGTCGACACGTCCGACCTGGAGGAGTTCGCCGAACTGCTGGCCCGCACCGTCACAGCGGCGCGGCGCGCCTCGGGGCTCATCTTCAACACCTTCCCGCTGATCGAGACAGACACGCTGGCCGAGATCCACAAGGCCTTGTCGGTGCCGGTGTTCGCCGTCGCCCCGCTCAACAAGCTGGtgccgacggccacggccagccTGCACGGGGTGGTGCAGGCGGACCGGGGCTGCCTGCAGTGGCTGGACACGCAGCAGCCGGGCTCCGTGCTGTACGTCAGCTTCGGGAGCATGGCCGCCATGGACCCGCACGAGTTCGTGGAGCTCGCGTGGGGGCTCGCCGACAGCAAGCGCCCCTTCGTGTGGGTGGTCAGGCCCAATCTCATCCGCGGCTTCGAGTCCGGCGCGCTGCCCGACGGGGTGGAGGACGAGGTGCGCGGCCGTGGCATCGTCGTCGCCTGGGCGCCGCAGGAGGAGGTGCTCGCGCACCCGGCCGTCGGCGGCTTCCTCACCCACAACGGCTGGAACTCCACCGTCGAGGCCATCTCGGAGGGCGTGCCCATGGTCTGCTGCCCGCGGCACGGGGACCAGTTCGGCAACATGAGGTACGTGTGCGACGTGTGGAAGGTAGGCACGGAGCTCGTGGGGGAACAGCTGGAGAGAGGCCAGGTCAAGGCCGCCATCGACAGGCTCTTTGGCACCAAGGAAGGGGAGGAGATCAAGGAGAGGATGAAGGAATTCAAGATCGCTGCGGCCAAAGGCATCGGCATCGGCGTCGACGTCGACGAAACTGCGTCGCCCCGCACGGATTTAACCGATTTGGTTGATCTCATAAAATCCTTCTGA
- the LOC109943471 gene encoding uncharacterized protein yields the protein MHIIKAFTHLQVQNIPEKYILKRYTRNARSVVPWDRHDVSVGGQNETEQSRLSKLLPKLMRLGRAGSKSDRAYTETIRHIDMITPGIELLRTSEIGPIGPDEATNTELQQDAEGRRNIGPIAPTQQSSDNNIEPVVMPTGPTPPPESGLNPDSANCLTDLRLTEPPVSRTKGRKSASGAKCAKNSVEPANPYNTYSGGQGIRECQTCHVRGHYSTTCPQNPNRSRAVENKDKKRSAKTVGWTPRKRGRPTIKKGLDGNQDEAQSEGDETQQSGCTMAVEESAAHAVIARIRRATTCHVNY from the coding sequence ATGCACATAATAAAGGCATTCACCCACCTCCAAGTCCAAAACATACCTGAAAAGTACATTCTGAAGCGATATACACGTAATGCAAGATCTGTGGTTCCGTGGGACCGGCACGATGTGAGTGTTGGTGGTCAAAATGAGACAGAGCAGTCAAGGTTGTCGAAGCTGCTGCCAAAGTTAATGCGACTGGGAAGAGCGGGAAGCAAATCTGATAGAGCATACACTGAAACTATCAGGCACATCGACATGATAACTCCTGGGATTGAGCTTCTACGAACATCGGAGATTGGTCCGATTGGTCCGGACGAAGCAACAAATACTGAGTTGCAGCAAGATGCAGAAGGACGGCGGAATATTGGTCCCATCGCACCAACACAACAAAGTTCTGACAACAATATAGAACctgttgtgatgccaactggacctACACCACCACCAGAATCGGGCCTCAATCCAGATTCTGCAAACTGCCTCACTGATCTAAGATTGACTGAACCGCCAGTGTCGCGCACGAAGGGTAGGAAGTCTGCCAGTGGGGCTAAATGTGCTAAAAATAGTGTGGAACCTGCTAATCCATACAACACATATAGTGGGGGTCAGGGCATAAGAGAGTGTCAAACCTGCCATGTTAGGGGGCACTATAGCACAACATGCCCTCAGAACCCAAACAGAAGCAGAGCGGTCGAGAACAAGGACAAAAAGAGAAGTGCGAAAACTGTAGGTTGGACTCCAAGAAAAAGAGGTCGCCCAACAATAAAAAAAGGACTAGATGGGAATCAAGATGAGGCACAGAGTGAGGGGGATGAGACACAGCAATCTGGATGCACTATGGCGGTGGAGGAGTCAGCAGCACACGCGGTGATTGCAAGAATTAGGAGGGCGACAACTTGCCATGTTAATTACTAG